A genomic region of Enterobacteriaceae endosymbiont of Macroplea mutica contains the following coding sequences:
- the ybeY gene encoding rRNA maturation RNase YbeY has translation MQKIILHYYSYHKCDAFIPVKSILYHWLDIILPYLIKKSIEITICIVNQKYIKMLNYKFLKINKTTNVLSFPSKIHKNKRLFLGEIILCPDIIYEETIQYHKKIIEHYAHLIVHSILHLFTFDHDNEYNANIMENQEIDLLHILGYQNPYKK, from the coding sequence ATGCAAAAAATTATTCTACATTATTACTCTTACCATAAATGTGATGCTTTTATACCAGTAAAAAGTATATTATACCATTGGTTAGATATTATTTTGCCTTATCTAATAAAAAAATCTATTGAAATTACAATATGTATTGTTAATCAAAAATATATAAAAATGTTAAATTATAAATTTCTCAAGATAAATAAAACTACAAACGTTTTAAGTTTTCCTAGTAAAATACATAAAAACAAAAGACTATTTTTAGGAGAAATTATATTATGTCCAGATATAATATATGAAGAAACAATACAATATCATAAAAAAATTATAGAACATTATGCACATTTAATAGTTCATAGCATATTACACTTATTTACATTTGACCATGATAATGAATATAATGCTAATATCATGGAAAATCAAGAAATTGATCTTTTACATATTTTAGGATATCAAAATCCTTATAAAAAATAA
- the miaB gene encoding tRNA (N6-isopentenyl adenosine(37)-C2)-methylthiotransferase MiaB — protein MPRNKVYIKTWGCQMNTYDSTKLSHYISKELNYDIVTTAKHANIFILNTCSIREKAQEKLFHQLGRWKILKQGNPNIIICVGGCVAAQEGEKIFKRAHYVDIIFGPQTIHRLPKMIQDVYNFKKKLIDISFPKTEKFSYLPVIKTTKYTSYVTIIEGCNKYCTYCIVPFTRGKEISRPYKDILLEIQQLIMQGIKEIHLLGQNVNSYKYIDNNNDIVTFDKLLIMISHIKGIYRIRYTTSHPQDFTQDLINVYGKIPQLVNFLHLPVQSGSEKILSLMKRRYSLTQYKNIIYQLKKIRPNIHISSDFIVGFPGETQEDFNKTIQFIIDMDIDMSYSFIYSARPGTVSSRMVDNVSLQEKKRRLYILQDYIQQQTKKFSSYMLHSIQTVLVEGISKHNKYFFGKTENNRIVFFKSSYNCMGKIVNVYIDSFYLYTLYATFISIH, from the coding sequence ATGCCTCGCAATAAAGTATATATTAAAACTTGGGGTTGCCAAATGAATACATATGATTCTACCAAGTTATCACATTACATTAGTAAAGAACTAAATTATGATATTGTTACGACAGCAAAACATGCTAACATATTTATATTAAATACATGTTCTATAAGAGAAAAAGCTCAAGAAAAACTATTTCATCAATTAGGAAGATGGAAAATTTTGAAACAAGGCAACCCTAATATTATTATATGTGTTGGTGGATGTGTGGCTGCACAAGAAGGTGAAAAAATTTTTAAAAGAGCTCATTACGTAGATATTATTTTTGGTCCACAAACAATACATAGATTACCAAAAATGATACAAGATGTATATAATTTTAAAAAAAAATTAATCGATATTAGTTTTCCTAAAACTGAAAAATTTAGTTATTTACCAGTTATTAAAACTACTAAATATACTTCTTATGTTACTATTATAGAAGGATGTAATAAATATTGCACATATTGTATTGTGCCTTTTACAAGAGGTAAAGAGATTAGTAGACCATATAAAGATATATTATTAGAAATACAACAATTAATTATGCAAGGCATTAAAGAAATACATTTATTAGGACAGAATGTTAATTCTTATAAATATATAGATAATAATAATGATATTGTTACCTTTGATAAATTATTAATTATGATTTCACATATTAAAGGTATCTATAGAATTAGATATACTACTAGTCATCCTCAGGATTTTACTCAAGATTTAATTAATGTATATGGTAAAATACCACAGTTAGTAAATTTTTTACATTTGCCAGTACAAAGTGGTTCAGAAAAAATTTTATCTTTAATGAAACGAAGATATTCTTTAACACAATATAAAAATATTATATACCAACTAAAAAAAATCAGACCTAACATTCATATTAGTTCTGATTTTATAGTAGGTTTTCCTGGCGAAACACAAGAAGATTTTAATAAAACAATACAATTCATTATAGATATGGACATTGATATGAGTTATAGTTTTATATATTCTGCTAGACCTGGTACTGTTTCTAGTAGAATGGTAGATAATGTTAGTTTACAAGAAAAAAAACGCAGATTATATATCTTGCAAGATTATATCCAACAACAAACAAAAAAATTTAGTTCATATATGTTGCATTCTATACAAACTGTTTTAGTAGAAGGAATATCTAAACATAACAAATATTTTTTTGGCAAAACAGAAAATAATAGAATTGTTTTTTTCAAAAGTTCATATAATTGTATGGGTAAAATTGTAAATGTATATATTGATAGTTTTTATTTGTATACTTTATATGCTACATTTATTAGCATACATTAA
- the glnS gene encoding glutamine--tRNA ligase, with amino-acid sequence MNNYHNYEKNFIFKIIKNDIANKKYHLVHTRFPPEPNGYLHIGHLKSICLNFFIAEYFQGKCNLRIDDTNPSKENIKYVEQIKQDLIWLGFKWCNNIKYTSDYFDNIYQYAIELIKKNLAYVDELNTDDITKYRGTLSNPGVDSPYRNRSIQENLFLFNKMFLGCFKEGDVSLRAKIDMRSNVILMRDPVLYRIKYITHYKTGNKWCIYPTYDFAHCISDALEGITHSLCTLEFQDNRILYNWILQNINIQNKPKQYEFSKLNIEYALLTKRKINILLKNKIINSWDDPRLFTISGLRRRGYTASALRNFCYNVGVTKQNNLIEITYLESYIRNELNQNAVRRMAVLRPLKLIIVNFPQNIQYIKLTAPNHPNDLSKGYRDIFFTKEIYIDKTDFLEHDKKNCKKLILGHEIRLRYAYVIKAIKILKDAHNNIICLYCNYDMHTLGIKLNKLRGVKGVIHWISTSYAIKAYFYIYDYLFTQKNINYLKDILSVVKKKTLIRYYGFIEQNILYDLKFTKHFQFEREGYFFLDMKNKKHQIIFNRITTLKK; translated from the coding sequence ATGAATAATTATCATAATTATGAAAAAAATTTTATTTTTAAAATAATAAAAAATGATATTGCAAATAAGAAATATCATTTAGTACATACACGATTTCCTCCTGAACCTAATGGTTATTTACATATTGGACATTTAAAATCTATATGTTTAAATTTTTTTATTGCTGAATATTTTCAAGGTAAATGTAATTTAAGAATTGATGATACAAATCCTTCTAAAGAAAATATAAAATATGTCGAACAAATTAAACAGGATTTAATTTGGTTAGGGTTTAAGTGGTGTAATAATATTAAATATACATCAGATTATTTTGATAATATTTATCAATATGCTATAGAGCTAATTAAAAAAAATTTAGCATATGTTGATGAATTAAATACAGATGATATTACTAAATATCGGGGCACATTATCTAATCCTGGAGTTGATAGTCCATATAGAAATCGCAGTATTCAAGAAAATTTATTTTTATTTAACAAAATGTTTTTAGGCTGTTTTAAAGAAGGTGATGTATCTTTAAGAGCTAAAATTGATATGCGATCAAATGTAATTCTTATGAGAGATCCAGTATTATATCGTATTAAGTATATTACACATTATAAAACAGGTAATAAATGGTGTATATATCCTACATATGATTTTGCACATTGTATATCTGATGCATTAGAAGGTATTACACATTCTTTATGTACATTGGAATTTCAAGATAATCGTATATTGTATAATTGGATTTTACAAAATATTAATATCCAAAATAAACCAAAACAATATGAATTTTCTAAATTAAATATAGAATATGCTCTTCTTACAAAAAGAAAGATAAATATTTTATTAAAAAATAAAATTATTAATAGTTGGGATGATCCACGCTTATTTACTATTTCTGGATTACGTAGAAGAGGTTATACAGCTTCTGCATTAAGAAATTTTTGTTATAATGTAGGTGTAACAAAACAAAATAATTTAATAGAAATTACATATTTAGAATCATATATACGTAATGAATTAAATCAAAATGCTGTCAGAAGAATGGCAGTGTTGCGTCCATTAAAACTTATTATAGTTAATTTTCCTCAAAATATTCAATATATTAAATTAACTGCTCCTAATCATCCAAATGATTTATCTAAAGGATATCGAGATATTTTTTTTACAAAAGAAATTTATATAGATAAAACAGATTTTTTAGAACATGATAAAAAAAATTGCAAAAAACTTATTTTAGGTCATGAAATACGTTTGAGATATGCTTATGTTATTAAAGCAATAAAAATTTTAAAAGATGCACATAATAATATTATTTGTTTATATTGTAATTATGATATGCATACTTTAGGAATTAAACTTAATAAATTAAGAGGTGTAAAAGGTGTTATACATTGGATTTCTACATCTTACGCAATAAAAGCATATTTTTATATATATGATTATTTATTTACACAGAAAAATATTAATTACCTTAAAGATATTTTATCAGTTGTTAAAAAAAAAACCTTAATACGATATTATGGTTTTATCGAGCAGAATATATTATATGATTTAAAATTTACTAAACATTTTCAGTTTGAAAGAGAAGGATATTTTTTTTTAGATATGAAAAATAAAAAACATCAAATAATATTTAATAGAATTACAACATTAAAAAAATAA
- the fldA gene encoding flavodoxin FldA, which translates to MSKIGIFFGSDTGHTENIAYKIYNYLNDQHVSIFNIANTKKTDIESFNILFFGIPTWYYGDLQYDWDNFIPLLQTINFQNKKIALFGCGDQEDYGEYFCDALRVIYDIVKKNKGNIIGYWPNNGYFYRKTKSLKNKDYFVGLPLDEDRQSELTDIRVKQWITQLLKELQL; encoded by the coding sequence ATGTCTAAAATAGGTATTTTTTTTGGAAGCGATACTGGTCATACTGAAAATATTGCTTATAAAATATATAATTATTTAAATGATCAACATGTTAGTATATTTAATATTGCTAACACAAAAAAAACAGATATTGAATCTTTTAATATTCTATTCTTTGGCATACCAACATGGTATTATGGTGATTTACAATATGATTGGGATAATTTTATACCTTTATTGCAAACAATTAATTTTCAAAATAAAAAAATTGCTTTATTTGGTTGTGGTGATCAAGAAGATTATGGTGAATATTTTTGTGATGCCTTACGTGTTATATACGATATTGTTAAAAAAAATAAAGGAAATATTATTGGATATTGGCCTAATAATGGATATTTTTATCGTAAAACGAAAAGTTTAAAAAATAAAGATTATTTCGTTGGCTTACCACTTGATGAGGATAGACAATCTGAATTGACAGATATTCGTGTTAAACAATGGATAACACAGTTGTTAAAAGAATTACAATTATAA
- a CDS encoding alpha/beta fold hydrolase gives MTIIILHGLFGNKNSLLELGYLLKQKLNYPIILLDLRNHGQSINDMDMRYSIMAYDVIETLHFLNINKKVILIGYSMGGKVAMYLTIFLKNMIHKIIILDIAPIAYIFSFKNIFLSFKKIHDMNITTKIQAYNIMKLYIMDYDMINILLNMFNNGQWEFNWFFIQQQYCNISGWNLIHPWLGKIMFLKGKQSNYIRIEYYKAIFTQFPSAIIYNINAGHFMYITHTDVVLRQILIFLEQ, from the coding sequence ATGACTATTATTATATTACACGGATTATTTGGTAATAAAAATAGTTTGCTTGAATTAGGTTATTTATTAAAACAAAAATTAAATTATCCCATTATTTTACTAGATTTACGTAATCATGGCCAATCTATTAATGATATGGATATGAGATATAGTATTATGGCTTATGATGTTATTGAAACATTACATTTTTTAAATATTAATAAAAAAGTAATTTTAATTGGATATTCTATGGGTGGTAAAGTTGCTATGTATTTAACTATTTTCTTAAAAAATATGATTCATAAAATCATTATTTTAGATATTGCACCTATAGCGTATATTTTTTCTTTTAAAAATATTTTTTTATCTTTTAAAAAAATACATGATATGAATATTACTACTAAAATACAAGCATATAATATTATGAAACTATATATTATGGATTACGATATGATTAATATATTATTAAATATGTTTAATAATGGACAATGGGAATTTAATTGGTTTTTTATACAACAACAATATTGTAATATTTCTGGTTGGAATTTAATACATCCGTGGTTAGGAAAAATTATGTTTTTAAAAGGGAAACAATCTAATTATATTAGAATTGAATATTATAAAGCAATATTTACACAATTTCCGTCTGCTATTATATATAATATTAATGCAGGACATTTTATGTATATAACCCATACAGATGTTGTATTGCGACAAATATTAATTTTTCTTGAACAATAA
- the pgi gene encoding glucose-6-phosphate isomerase codes for MKNINPTKTISWKALQNHIYDMEHITLTQLFQQDKKRFSNFSINFENKILFDFSKNIINHKTMHYLTNLAKEMNYLDAIHDMFYGGKINKTEQRSVLHIALRNYNNNDFLLQNHNIYNNINVTLKKIKNISNNIIHGIWKGYTNQPIKNIINVGIGGSHLGPLMTIEALKNYRNHLNIYFISSLDAMQLINIFKKIKPENSIFIISSKTFTTQETITNALCIKEWFIDNKSNINIDEIMQKHFIGITANTNNAINFGIPYDNILPIWEWVGGRFSLWSSIGLIISLSIGFKHFKHLLDGAAKMDHHFFYSDITQNMPIIMALISIWYNNFWNTETEACIPYCYNMRFLIKYLQQLNMESNGKSIDKIGNDITYQTSPIIWGDIGTDGQHSFFQLLHQGTKMIPCDFIAPVIPAIYVKNIHNKLIANYIAQTKTLAFGNIHGEDSNQNIYQKCTGNHPSNSIFIKKITPYNLGLLIALYEHKIFMQGVILNIFSFDQWGVELGKKFATLILDDLHNDTLSIHKYDVSTNGLINFYKSFL; via the coding sequence ATGAAAAATATTAATCCTACTAAAACTATATCTTGGAAAGCATTACAGAATCATATATATGATATGGAACATATAACTCTGACACAACTTTTTCAACAAGATAAAAAAAGGTTTTCAAATTTTTCTATCAATTTTGAAAACAAAATTTTATTTGATTTTTCTAAAAATATTATTAATCATAAAACTATGCATTATTTAACAAATTTAGCCAAAGAAATGAATTATCTTGATGCTATACATGACATGTTTTATGGGGGAAAAATCAATAAAACAGAACAACGTTCAGTTTTACATATAGCATTAAGAAACTATAATAATAATGATTTCTTATTACAAAATCATAATATTTATAATAATATAAATGTTACTTTAAAAAAAATTAAGAATATATCTAATAATATTATTCATGGTATTTGGAAAGGATATACTAATCAACCTATAAAAAATATTATTAATGTCGGTATTGGAGGCTCTCATTTAGGACCATTAATGACAATAGAAGCTTTAAAAAATTATCGAAATCATTTAAATATATATTTTATATCTAGTTTAGATGCCATGCAATTAATTAATATTTTTAAAAAAATTAAACCTGAAAATAGTATTTTTATTATTTCTTCTAAAACATTTACCACACAAGAAACAATAACAAATGCTTTATGTATAAAAGAATGGTTTATAGATAATAAATCAAATATTAATATTGATGAAATCATGCAAAAACATTTTATAGGTATTACTGCTAATACTAATAATGCCATTAACTTTGGTATTCCATATGATAATATATTGCCAATCTGGGAATGGGTAGGCGGAAGATTTTCTTTATGGTCATCTATTGGTTTAATTATATCATTATCTATAGGATTTAAACATTTTAAACATTTATTAGATGGTGCTGCGAAAATGGACCATCATTTTTTTTACAGTGATATTACACAAAATATGCCTATTATTATGGCTTTAATTAGTATTTGGTATAATAATTTTTGGAATACTGAAACTGAAGCTTGCATACCATACTGTTATAATATGCGTTTTTTAATAAAATATTTACAACAGTTAAATATGGAATCAAATGGAAAATCTATAGATAAAATAGGTAATGATATTACTTATCAAACTAGTCCTATTATATGGGGTGATATAGGTACTGATGGGCAACATTCATTTTTTCAATTATTACATCAAGGTACTAAAATGATACCATGTGATTTTATTGCTCCTGTTATACCTGCTATATATGTAAAAAATATTCATAATAAACTAATAGCTAACTATATTGCACAAACTAAAACACTAGCTTTTGGTAATATTCATGGAGAAGATAGTAATCAAAATATATATCAAAAATGTACTGGAAATCATCCAAGTAATTCTATTTTTATAAAAAAAATTACTCCATACAATTTAGGTCTATTAATAGCTTTATATGAACATAAAATTTTTATGCAAGGAGTTATTTTAAATATTTTTTCTTTTGATCAGTGGGGTGTAGAATTAGGTAAAAAATTTGCTACCTTAATATTAGATGATTTGCACAACGACACACTTAGTATTCATAAATATGATGTTTCTACTAACGGATTAATTAATTTTTATAAATCATTTTTATAA
- a CDS encoding DEAD/DEAH box helicase, producing MTNNNFLQFKLNNNIIKALNNIGYTIPTPIQKECIPYLLLKKDVLGIAQTGSGKTAAFILPLLNNLKPQIKNIQILILTPTRELAIQIATFASFFSKFIYGVHVLSLYGGQSYHIQLRGLRLKPQIIVATPGRLLDHIKRKTINLSTTTSLVLDEADEMLRMGFIEDVEQILSVIPEGYQTALFSATMPYKIKKITKKFMHDPHEIKIQSDNNTIPHINQSYCIIHVNKIDVLMKFLEVESYDAVLIFVKTKNSTLEVAHKLNNYGYNSAPLNGDMNQNIREKTLNSFKNAQLEILIATDVAARGLDVKRIDLVINYDIPMDAESYIHRIGRTGRAGRTGSALTFVEYREKRLLKNIAYFTKFNIIEKKIPHTSFLSQKRLEKFIMKIHSTLKSYDIEQYKNILLTKPFEEFVDKELLTAVLLKIAQGNRPLVFPPEVVNTVKNKFLRTNKKKYLHENMIMYKINIGKKDGVEIRHIVGAIINKILIPSNNIGNVKLFDYYSLVELSKKNIHSIKTITNIKILNKIITFKKVNHY from the coding sequence ATGACTAATAATAATTTTCTTCAATTTAAACTTAATAATAATATTATTAAAGCTTTAAATAATATTGGGTATACTATACCAACACCTATACAAAAAGAATGTATTCCATATTTATTATTAAAAAAAGATGTTTTAGGCATAGCACAAACTGGTAGTGGTAAAACTGCAGCATTTATATTGCCACTATTAAATAATTTAAAACCCCAAATAAAAAATATTCAAATTTTGATTTTAACACCAACTAGAGAATTAGCTATACAAATAGCAACATTTGCATCCTTCTTTTCTAAATTTATTTATGGTGTTCATGTATTATCATTATATGGCGGTCAATCTTATCATATACAATTACGTGGTTTACGTTTAAAACCGCAAATCATTGTTGCTACACCAGGAAGATTATTAGATCATATTAAACGAAAAACTATTAACTTATCTACTACTACTAGTTTAGTATTAGATGAAGCAGATGAAATGTTAAGAATGGGTTTTATTGAAGATGTAGAACAAATTTTGTCTGTTATACCTGAAGGTTATCAAACAGCATTATTCTCTGCAACTATGCCATATAAAATAAAAAAAATTACTAAAAAATTTATGCATGATCCACATGAAATTAAAATACAATCTGATAATAATACTATACCCCATATTAATCAAAGTTATTGTATTATACATGTAAATAAAATCGATGTATTAATGAAATTTTTAGAAGTTGAATCTTATGATGCTGTATTAATTTTTGTAAAAACTAAAAACTCTACTTTAGAAGTAGCACACAAATTAAATAATTATGGATATAATAGTGCGCCATTAAATGGTGATATGAATCAAAATATAAGAGAAAAAACTTTAAATAGTTTTAAAAATGCTCAATTAGAAATTTTAATAGCTACAGATGTCGCTGCTAGAGGATTAGATGTCAAAAGAATTGATTTAGTTATTAACTATGATATTCCTATGGATGCTGAATCTTACATACATCGTATTGGCCGTACTGGTAGGGCGGGACGCACTGGTAGTGCATTAACTTTCGTAGAATATAGAGAAAAACGTTTATTAAAAAATATTGCATATTTTACTAAATTTAATATTATAGAAAAAAAAATACCACATACATCTTTTTTAAGTCAAAAAAGATTAGAAAAATTTATTATGAAAATACATAGTACATTAAAAAGTTATGATATTGAACAATATAAAAATATTTTGTTAACGAAACCATTTGAAGAATTTGTAGATAAGGAATTATTAACAGCTGTATTATTAAAAATTGCGCAAGGTAATAGGCCTTTAGTTTTCCCTCCAGAAGTAGTTAATACGGTTAAAAATAAATTTTTACGTACAAACAAAAAAAAATATTTACATGAAAATATGATAATGTATAAAATAAATATAGGGAAAAAAGATGGAGTAGAAATACGTCATATAGTAGGTGCTATTATTAATAAAATATTAATACCTAGCAACAATATTGGTAATGTTAAATTATTTGATTATTATTCTCTCGTAGAGTTATCTAAAAAAAATATTCATTCTATTAAAACAATAACAAATATAAAAATTTTAAATAAAATAATTACTTTTAAAAAAGTAAATCATTATTAA
- the pnp gene encoding polyribonucleotide nucleotidyltransferase, which produces MLNPIIHTFSYGDNTVTIETGMIARQTTSAVVVNINGTTVLITIVVNKNIKKEQNFLPLSVHYQERSYAAGRIPGNFFRRENRPSENEMLISRLIDRPLRPLFPKGFLNDIQIIATVISINPNIHPDIVAIIGVSAALSISNIPFDGPIGTARIGYINKCFVLNPSITKMKHSQLDLIITGTQKEILMVEAKTNQLDETKILNAIIYGHKKQQQLINNIIIFAEKVKTPTDSKIWIMNPINKELQKNIITLAKLDLIKAYHIPVKQDRIKQIDIIKLNTIEIIHKQDPNISQYDINEIFYELEKEIVRTQILINNVRIDGRKHNMIRSLDVRTGILSRTHGSSLFTRGETQALVTVTLGTTRDAQILDDLIGEKTDHLLFHYNFPAYAVGETGILSSPKRREIGHGHLAKKAILPVMPTLEKFPYTIRLVSEITESNGSSSMASVCGASLAMMDAGIPITNAVAGIAMGLIKEKDNFVILTDILGDEDHLGDMDFKVAGTNKGITALQMDMKIKGITASIIKLSLQQAKLARLHILKVMQKNISIPKKHISEFAPRIHIIKINPEKIKDMIGKGGSVIRALTEETETVIEIEDNGIVKIAAQNYTQIQFAIRRIEEITADIIVGRIYSGKVTRIMDFGAFISIGYGKEGLVHISQITNTHVSKVSDHLTLLQKVLVKVIEIDKQGRIRLSMKAITTR; this is translated from the coding sequence TTGTTAAATCCGATTATTCATACATTTAGTTATGGTGATAATACTGTAACTATAGAAACTGGAATGATTGCACGTCAAACAACTTCTGCAGTAGTAGTTAATATTAATGGTACAACAGTATTAATTACTATAGTAGTAAATAAAAATATTAAAAAAGAACAAAATTTTTTACCATTATCTGTGCATTATCAAGAAAGATCTTATGCAGCAGGACGTATACCAGGCAATTTTTTTCGCAGAGAAAATCGTCCTAGTGAAAATGAAATGTTAATTTCACGTTTAATTGATCGTCCACTAAGACCTTTATTCCCAAAAGGTTTTTTAAATGATATACAAATCATTGCAACTGTCATATCTATTAATCCGAATATACATCCAGATATTGTTGCTATTATTGGTGTATCTGCTGCATTAAGCATATCAAATATACCTTTTGATGGTCCTATTGGAACAGCACGTATAGGTTATATAAATAAGTGTTTTGTATTAAATCCTAGTATAACTAAAATGAAACATAGTCAATTAGATTTAATTATAACTGGTACACAAAAAGAAATTTTAATGGTAGAAGCAAAAACTAATCAATTAGATGAAACAAAAATATTAAATGCAATAATATATGGACATAAAAAACAACAACAATTAATTAATAACATAATAATATTTGCTGAAAAGGTAAAAACACCTACAGATAGCAAAATATGGATTATGAATCCTATTAATAAAGAATTACAAAAAAATATCATAACATTAGCCAAATTAGATCTAATAAAAGCTTATCATATTCCGGTAAAACAGGATAGAATAAAACAAATTGATATAATTAAACTAAATACTATAGAAATTATACATAAACAAGATCCAAATATTAGTCAATATGATATTAATGAAATTTTTTATGAATTAGAAAAAGAAATAGTAAGAACACAGATATTAATAAATAATGTACGCATTGATGGCCGTAAACATAATATGATTAGAAGCTTAGATGTTCGTACAGGTATTTTATCACGTACACATGGATCATCTTTATTTACCCGTGGCGAAACACAAGCTTTAGTTACTGTTACTTTAGGTACAACAAGAGATGCACAAATATTAGATGACTTGATTGGCGAAAAAACTGATCATTTATTATTTCATTATAATTTTCCTGCTTATGCTGTTGGTGAAACAGGCATATTAAGTTCACCTAAAAGAAGAGAAATAGGTCATGGACATTTAGCTAAAAAAGCAATATTACCTGTTATGCCAACATTAGAAAAATTTCCATATACCATTCGTTTAGTATCAGAAATTACAGAATCTAATGGATCTTCTTCTATGGCATCTGTGTGTGGTGCATCATTAGCAATGATGGATGCTGGCATTCCTATTACTAATGCTGTAGCTGGTATAGCTATGGGTTTAATTAAAGAAAAAGATAATTTTGTTATTTTAACTGATATATTAGGCGATGAAGATCATTTAGGTGATATGGATTTTAAAGTTGCTGGTACAAATAAAGGTATTACTGCATTACAAATGGATATGAAGATTAAAGGTATTACAGCATCTATTATTAAATTATCATTACAACAAGCTAAATTGGCAAGATTGCATATTTTAAAAGTAATGCAAAAAAATATTTCTATTCCTAAAAAACATATTTCAGAATTTGCACCTAGAATACATATTATAAAAATTAATCCAGAAAAAATTAAAGATATGATTGGTAAAGGCGGATCGGTTATTAGAGCTTTAACAGAAGAAACAGAAACAGTTATAGAAATTGAAGATAATGGCATTGTTAAAATTGCAGCACAAAACTATACACAAATTCAATTTGCTATACGTCGTATTGAAGAAATTACTGCGGATATTATTGTAGGACGTATTTATAGTGGAAAAGTCACACGTATTATGGATTTTGGTGCTTTTATTTCTATAGGATACGGCAAAGAAGGTTTAGTACATATTTCACAAATCACTAACACACATGTTAGTAAAGTTAGTGATCATTTAACATTACTACAAAAAGTTTTAGTTAAAGTTATAGAAATTGACAAACAAGGAAGAATTAGATTAAGTATGAAAGCAATAACTACACGTTAA
- the rpsO gene encoding 30S ribosomal protein S15, translated as MHTNKQNKITIINKFKINNTDIGSTPIQVALLTLRINNLHKHFQNHKKDHHSRRGLLNLISQRRKLLNYFKKKNFLKYNTLLEKLNLRK; from the coding sequence ATGCATACAAATAAACAAAACAAAATAACAATCATTAATAAGTTTAAAATAAATAACACAGATATAGGTTCTACTCCTATACAAGTTGCTTTACTTACATTAAGAATTAATAATTTACATAAACATTTTCAAAACCATAAAAAAGATCATCATAGTCGTCGTGGATTACTAAATTTAATATCACAACGTAGAAAATTATTAAATTATTTTAAAAAAAAAAATTTTCTAAAATATAATACATTATTAGAAAAATTAAATTTAAGAAAATAA